Genomic segment of Pseudomonas sp. CCI4.2:
ACCACCCGCCCGGAAACCATGCTCGGCGACGCCGCCGTTGCCGTTAACCCGGAAGACGAACGCTACAAAGCCCTGATTGGCAAGTTCGTTGAACTGCCATTGGTAGGCCGCCGCATCCCGATCATCGCTGATGACTATTGCGATCCTGAATTCGGCACCGGCTGCGTGAAAATCACCCCAGCCCACGATTTCAACGACTATGAAGTCGGCAAGCGCCACAACCTGCCACTGTTGAATATTTTCGACAAAAACGCCGCCGTGCTGCCTGCTGCGCAGGTGTTCAACATCGACGGCACGCTGAATGAGCTGATCGACGGCACGCTGCCCGCCGTCTATGCCGGTCTTGATCGTTTCGAAGCGCGCAAACAAATCGTTGCCGCCTTTGACGCCGCTGGCCTGCTGGTCAGCGTCGACGACCATGCGCTGAAAGTGCCCAAGGGCGACCGCTCCGGGACCATCATCGAACCTTGGCTAACCGATCAGTGGTACGTCTCCACCAAGCCGCTGGCTGAGCCGGCCATCGCAGCTGTGGAAGATGGCCGCATTGCGTTCGTGCCCAAGCAGTACGAAAACATGTACTTCTCGTGGATGCGTGACATTCAGGACTGGTGCATCAGCCGTCAGCTCTGGTGGGGCCACCGGATTCCAGCTTGGTACGACGAATCGGGCAAAGTCTATGTCGGTCGCGACGAAGCCGAAGTCCGCGCGAAGAACAATCTCGGGCCAGAGGTTGCGCTGCAACAAGACAACGACGTTCTAGACACCTGGTTCAGCTCAGGACTGTGGACCTTTTCCACCCTCGGCTGGCCGGAACAAACCGAAGCGCTGAAGACCTTCCACTCCACTGACGTGCTGGTCACTGGCTTCGACATCATTTTCTTCTGGGTCGCCCGGATGATCATGCTCACCATGCACCTGGTGAAAAACGAAGACGGCACACCGCAAGTTCCGTTCAAGACCGTTTACGTTCACGGTTTGGTCCGCGATGGCCTTGGTCAGAAAATGTCCAAGTCCAAGGGCAACGTTCTTGACCCGCTAGACATCATTGACGGTATCGAGCTGGAAGACCTGGTCGCCAAGCGCACCACCGGCTTGATGCAGCCAAAACTGCAGAAGAAGATTGAAAAGCAGACCCGTGACGAGTTCGCGGACGGCATCGCCAGCTACGGCACTGACGCCCTGCGCTTTACATTCTGCTCGCTGGCGTCCACCGGCCGCGACATTAAGTTCGACATGGGCCGCGTTGAAGGCTATCGCAACTTCTGCAATAAAATCTGGAACGCAGCCCGCTACGTTCTGGACAAAGGCGAAGATTGCGGCCAAAACGGCGAAGCCGTTGAGCTGTCGCTGGCTGATCGCTGGATCATCTCGCAATTGCAGCGCACTGAAGCCGAAGTGACCCGACAATTGGATCAGTTCCGCTTCGACCTCGCCGCACAGGCGTTGTACGAGTTCATCTGGAACCAATATTGCGACTGGTACCTGGAGCTGTCCAAGCCCGTGCTGTGGGACGAAAATGCCCCGGTCGAGCGTCAGCGCGGCACTCGCCGTACGCTGGTTCGCGTGCTGGAAGTGGCGTTGCGTCTGGCTCATCCGTTCATGCCGTTCATTACCGAAGAAATCTGGCAGCGCCTTGCGCCGCTGGCAGGTGTGACTGGCAAGACGATCATGTTGCAACCGTGGCCAGTGGCAAACGAAACGCGCATTGATCAGGCCGCCGAAGACGACATCGAATGGCTTAAGGGCCTGATGCTGGGCACTCGGAATATTCGTGGGGAAATGAACATTGGCCCAGGCAAGCCACTGCAGTTGTTCCTCAAGAACGTTAGCGCCGAAGATCAACGCCGCCTGACCGAAAACGATTACCTATTGAAAAAACTGGCCAAGCTTGAATCTATTACGGTGTTGGCTGCCGGCGCAGAAGCACCGCTGTCTGCGACAGCATTGGTCGGCGAAATGGAAGTGCTGGTACCGATGGCCGGTTTGATCGACAAGGCCGCTGAGCTGGCGCGTCTGGACAAAGAAATCCTGCGCCTGCAAGGTGAAGTGCAACGCGTGGGCGGCAAGCTGTCCAACGCAGCGTTCGTCGACAAAGCGCCACCTGAAGTGATTGCCAAGGAACGCGCCAAATTGACCGAGGCTGAACAAGCCTTGGGCAAGCTGGCGGAACAACACGCACGCATCGCCAGCTTGTAACGGCGACATCAAAGCTGGCTCGTTCGCGGGCCAGCTTCTCTGTAGGAGCGCGCTTGCCCGCGATATGGCCAGCCCAGACACCAAAGGTTTTGATCATGAAACACGGTGCCTGACCCACAGCAATCGCGGGAAAGCGCGCTCCTACAGCGTGGTGCACCTGCATTACAGAATTGAATTCCATGACCACCCCAGACAAACCGAAAGCCACGATGCACCCGCGCAACCGTCACCAAGGCCGTTACGATTTCCCGAAGCTGATCAAAAGCAGCCCCGAGCTGGCCGAGTTCGTGGTGGTCAATCCCTACGGTAACGAAAGCATTGATTTCGCTAACCCATCGGCAGTGCGGGTGTTCAACCGCGCCCTGCTCAAGTCGTTCTACGGCGTCGCGCATTGGGACATCCCGGCCGATTACCTGTGCCCACCGATTCCAGGCCGCGCCGATTACTTGCACTTCATGGCTGACCTGTTGGCTGAGAGCAACGACGGCGTGATTCCACGCGGCGCGTCGATTCGCGCACTGGACATCGGCATGGGCGCTAATTGCGTCTATCCATTGATTGGCCACAGTGACTACGGCTGGCAGTTCCTCGGTTCGGAAATCGACCCCACGGCAATCTCCGGCGCCACCGCCATCGTCAAATCCAACAATCTGCAGAAAGTCATCAGCCTGCGCTTGCAAAGTAACCGCAAACAGATCTTGCTCGACCTGCTGCACAGCGAAGAGCGTTTTGACCTGAGCGTCTGCAACCCACCGTTCCACGCCTCATGGGAAGAAGCGCAACGCGGCAGCCAACGCAAATGGCGCGCCTTGGGCAAGGCTGACCCGAAACGCAAGTTGCCGGTGCTGAACTTTGGCGGGCAATCACAGGAATTGTGGTGTGAAGGCGGCGAAATTGGCTTCGTGACGCAGCTAATCAACGAAAGCAAACACGTGCCACAACAAGTGTTCTGGTTCAGCACCTTGGTCTCCAAGGCCTCGAACTTGCCGTTGATTCAAAGCACGCTGAAGAAAGCCGGTGTGTTCGACAGCCGTGTGGTGGAGATGTCTCAGGGCCAGAAAACAAGCCGCTTCGTGGCCTGGACCTTCCTCGACAACACGCAACAGCGTATCTGGCGCGAGAAGCGCTGGGCCGCAGCCAAAGCCTGATATTTTCAGTGCATCACACAGAAAAAGCCGTGCTCGGAGTGACCCGAAGCACGGCTTTTTTACAGCAAGATCTGGTTGCCGGTCAGGGCAAACGAATACTTACTTGTTCACCGAATCGCTAAGGCTTTTGGCCGGTACGAATTTGATGACTTTTTTAGCAGCGATTTCGATGGCAGCGCCAGTCGAAGGGTTACGGCCGGTGCGAGCTGGACGCTCAGTGACTTTCAATTTGCCAATGCCTGGCAAAGTGATTTCAGCGCCGTTTTCCAGTTGATCAGCAACAATCTGGCCCAATTGCTCAAGAGCATTACGCGCGGTGGTTTTTGGCGCGTCGATAGCTTCGGCGATATCGGCGATCAATTGGTCTTTAGTCATTGCCATGGTGGTGTTCCTTCCCTATCTAATTCATTTGGATTGCAGAATGTGGCGTCGGCCCGGGGCCAGGCAATAAACCTGGCCCTCACGTAGCAGCCACGATCAATCGCGAACTGTAGATGCTGAAACCGGGTTTTGGTTCGACCTGACGCTTACAAACTGCGTGCTTAGCGCCCTTCAAGTGCGCAAGACGGGGCAAAACTAGCACAGAGGCAATCAAATATCCGCCCCTACCTACCCATTTGGTCAGCTTTAGAGCGTTAAACGGTAAAAAATACGTTAGAAACACTCAAAACCGACCAAAACCCGCCGTGCGCCGGACACATCTACGCCGCCCAAGGTGCGTTACACTTGCCGACTTTGAATTGAGCGCAGGCTCCCCCGCCGCTCTTCATCTATGACTTTCCAACCGAGAAGCCCATGCCGATCCGTCATTGCATCGTTCACCTGATCGAGAAAAAACCCGACGGTACGCCAGCGATTCTGCACGCCCGTGAGTCAGAACTCGCCGAGTCTCAGGCCATCGAGAACATGCTTGCTGACCTCAACGAGAGCTACAACGCCAAACAAGGCAAAGCGTGGGGCTTTTTCCATGCTGAGTCCGGGGCACACCCGTTCAGTGGCTGGCTCAAAGAGTATTTGGACGGCGGCAAGGATTTCACGGCATTCAGCAAGATCGCCGTTGAACACCTGCAAAAGCTGATGGAAGAATCCAACCTGTCGGTCGGTGGCCACGTGTTGTTCGCGCACTACCAGCAAGGCATGACCGATTACCTCGCCATCGCCCTGCTGCACCACAGCGAAGGCGTGGCGGTAAACGCCGAGCTAGACGTGACGCCTTCGCGCCACCTCGACTTGAGCACCCTGCACCTGGCGGCACGCATCAACGTCTCCGAGTGGCAGAACAACAAGCAGTCCAAGCAATACATTTCGTTCATCAAAGGCAAAAACGGCAAAAAAGTATCCGAATACTTCCGCGACTTCATCGGTTGTCAGGAAGGCGTCGACGGCCCTGGTGAAACCCGTACCTTGCTCAAGGCGTTCAGCGATTTCGTAGAAAGCGAAGACTTGCCAGAAGAGTCCGCGCGGGAGAAAACCAAAACCTTGGTGGATTACGCCAGCGCCCAAAACAAAATGGGCGAACCCATGGGCTTGGAAGAATTGTCCGGCTTGATCGACGAAGAGCGCCCACGAGCGTTCTACGATCACATCCGTAACAAGGACTACGGCCTGTCCCCGGAGATTCCGGCGGATAAGCGCACCTTGAACCAGTTCCGTCGCTTCACCGGCCGCGCAGAGGGCCTCTCCATCAGCTTTGAAGCGCACCTGCTGGGCGACAAGATCGAATACGACGAAGAAGCCGGCACCTTGATCATCAAAGGCCTGCCCACCCAACTCACTGATCAGCTGAAACGCCGCTGAAGAATCGATCAGCCCCTATCAAACCGCGAGACCGAATATATTCGGGAAGCAGCCGGCGCGGTACATCAGACAGGCTGATAAAAGGTAACCCCATGCTCGTCCGCACACTGAAGAAGTTCGTGTTGATCATGCTGGTCGTGGTCGCTTACCAGAACTGGGGCAAGATTGAGCACTTCTTTAGCCCTGACACCGCAGTGGCCAGCCAAAGCCAGGCGCACGCCAAGGTTGTGCTGTACGCCACCGACTGGTGCGGCTACTGCAAACAGACGCGGCGCTTCCTCGACAGCAAAGGCATCCCGTTCAAAGAGTTCGACATCGAAAAATCCGTCGAGGGCCGCAAAGCCTATGAGGCGCTGGGCGGACGCGGCATCCCGATGATCGACGTCAATGGCACACTGATCAGAGGGTTCAGCCCGGATGAGATATTGGCGGCTTTGAAGTAGCTCGACTCAACGCGCCTCAATCCGAAACCCCAGCCGCGGAAAATGCACATGCACCACGCCCGTGTGTTCATGGTCCCGGCGCAGGATCAATTCTTCGCGACCGCTGAACACTAACTCACCTTCAATCGGATCAACGCCATAATCGATGGCTGAGATAACAACGTTCTGACCTGGCGTAAAACCGTTGGGGTCGGTGAAATCTTCGTCTGGCAGGGCGGCGGGTGTGGCGTTTCGGGCAATCTCAAGTGCGTCGGTGGAACTCAACGCGTTGAACGCGCCATGGCCGAGGGCTTCCACTCGCTGGTACCAAGCGGTAATCGCCGGGTAGTCGTCAACCAGCGGCGCCGTAACGGATCCCTGTTTGACGAACCACAGCGGGTGAGCCAAGGCGAGGTCGGCAATCGACGGTTTACCAAACAGGAAGTCACCGTTGCGCTCAAGTTGTAACTCCAGACGCGCCATCAAGGTCGGCCATTGGTGCTTGGCCTGCTCCAATGTAACCCGCACGGCATTACCCCCCGAGAACAGCCCAGCACGATCAACCATGAATGCTTTGACGCCCTCAGGTGGCAGTTTTGCAAACCGCTGCGCCGCAGAAGCGGGTTGTAAGGCCAGGCTTACGGCGTGCAAGAACATCACCGAATCAGCCCAGGCCGCGAAACTTGCCACGGTGAACTCCTGACCTTCAGGAAAGAACGCCGGCAAGGCTTTTTCTTGCTCCAGCCGACGGGCAATGATGGCGGTATCACAATAGATGTCAGCGCCCACTTGCAGCACGGGGGTTTTGCGATAGCCACCGGTCAGGACAGTCAGATCAGGTTTGGGCATGATCGGGGAGATCATTACCGAACGCCATGAGAGTCCTTTGAAACCCAGCATCAAACGGGCTTTTTCGGAGAAAGGGGACGTTGGATAGTGATGCAAGATCAGCTCTGACATGGTCGGCTCCGCGTGTGGGTGGAAAGCCTGAAGCTTACCTCCCCGCGCGAGGCGAGCCTATCCACTCAGCCTGATAGCCAGTCATCACGACGGTGGATGAATAACGCTTTGAGGTGCGACAACGAAGCTCGACACCAGTGCTTCTTTCGCGCTTTTTTTCAACTGTTTGATCAAGCGCTCTTGGCGCAGAGCTTCACCCTTGTCGAAACACGCTTCGATGTAAACCAGCGCGACCGCCGGGCTAGAGTAGAAGAAGCGTGCGCCTTTGCCACGTTGATGAGCCACGAAGCGACGATGGGGATCGTCGCTTATTCCGCAGTACAACGAGCCATTAGCGGCGCGCACCAAGTAGACGAACCAAGGCTTGGCGGCGCTCGCGTCAGCGCTGATGGAAGAGGTGGGCATTTGGCTAAGAAACAACCGCTGATACAGAAGAAGCTAGCGATTTTAGCAGATGACCCACCCTAGAACCGAAAGCCTTTTAGTCATCGTACTTGAGCCCTTCTCGGTGCGTCAGTTGATTGATGAAGTTGCGTTCCCGGTCCTTTTGCTGCTGTTGCAACAGTTTCGCCCGGTTCAAGTACTCATCATTCAACTCTGAAAACTCATCTTCCAGACGCGCCCTTTCTTGCTGGAAGGTTGTCTCCAGTTCGGCAAATTCCCCCGCGTACCCGTCGCGCAACCAACTGACCCAAAAGTCCCGGTCCGCTGCCGACGCGAGAAAGCTCGCGCTATTCTGGTGGGTCATTACCTCAGCTTGAACGCTCGTCAGCTCGTCGGGAGTTACCGACGCAGCTACCCGGTACAGCATACTGGTCGGAGGCTGCGGCAGACCAAGGCGCTCGGCCAAACCCAAACGATAAGCCAGGCGTACCTCGGCCGCATCCCGGCCGCGGTTATTAGCCAGCGCAATGCGATCAACTTCATCCAGCCGGTATAACTGACGCATGAGCCGGTAAAGTGTTGGCCCGCGCTCGGACTCTGGGATCCCGCGAAGTGAATTACGTGTGTAAACCTGAACTTCCATTTGATTGAACTGCAAGCGAATGCCATCGGCGCACGTTCGATTGACGATAGGCTCTTCGGCCATGACGTTAAGCAGCGCACGTAACTCCACGTCCTGCGCCGCCTCCAGCACGCTCCAGACCCGTGACGTCAATTCGCTGCGCGCCCTGATAAAATCCGAAGACTCTTGAAGACGACTGATCAACGTCAAGACTCGAGGTGCATCAGCAGCCGTTTCGAGTCGATCCCATAAGGCACGATGCGCGGCCACCTCTTCGCTTGAACCGATCAGCCAAGGTTCGACGCTCGGCAGCACAGAGGTTGAAGACCCTGCGGCCCCATGCCGGTGTAAAGCAAAATCCGAATCTGAATCTGAATCCGAGTCTGCACTCAAGTCAGAACTACCGGGCTCGGATGAGTAAGCACGCTCGGTTGGCAAATTGCGAATATCGTCGGGCAAGTCCATGTAGAAGCTGTACGACCTATGGTGACCGTGCTCCCCTACATGAGCGAGGATCATTGTTTCCCGGGACAGCGGATTGCCGTTTAACGATATCTCGGTGTGTACAGAATCGCTGCGCGGGTTTCTAAGAAGGTCTTCGGGTAGTTCAGTTATGCCGTTTTCGCACAGTGAAAGCGAACTGATGCTAGTTAGTGCACTCGCGCTCAACCATTCCGGCCACTGGGTCAGACCGGTATTGTCCAGCGTCAGCGAGTCCCAATAGCGACCCGTCAATAGGGGCGTGTTGGAAAGGGGGCCAAGGGTGTTGCCACTCAGATCAAGATGCTGCAGATGAGGACGAGCTCTTAGAAACTCCATGACCTCTTGGTTTATCAACATTTGTTGGTTTGTTAGAACCAACTCCCTCAGACGGGGTAATTCGGCCAGTACGCGTGGGGGTGTGACCAACAGAGGAGAGTGCTCCACGATAGCCAGGCTGGTAGCGTGCTGAAACCGCCTTAGAAACTGCTCAAGCTGGGCGTCATCCGCAATCACATTGCGTAACGTCAGATGGGTGACATTGCGATAAAAAGCGTTGGGCAACACCTGTGGAAAGTCCGACAACCGGGATGACTCAACCAGTACAGCGAGCGGTGTGCGCCCCGCAACCGCTCGGATCCAATGGCTGAGCAAGGTCTCACTCATTTGACTTCGGATTAACGCCCTGTCGTCGAAAGGTGACGCAGCGGCACTCGAAGTAACTTCCCAGTCTCGCAACGCCGTTTCCAACTCGGCTTGTTCTTGAAGCAACACGACCACGTGGGATTGGAGTTCGGGGGGCACATCAAGATCGAAAGTGAACGACCTGCCCGCTCTCGCCTCACCCAGAAGCGCCTGGATGATCGCACTCCGAGATAGCTGATTGCCCAGCAGCCCTATCCGCGTCTTACGAGTAAGACTCAATTCATTGTCGATGATAGCGTCCGGCAACATGGCGATGTGATTACCGCCTAGTGATACTTCGGCAATGTTATTGGGCAACAAAGCATTGAGCCAGACGGGCCAGCGCTCCAGCCCGACACGGTCGAGCCCCAAATATTGAAGGTTCAGATGAACAGACCCTGCGGGGGCATCGAAGAATGTAAACCTGTTACCGCTCAGGTCCAGCCGTTCAAGGTGTGGTAAACGTGTGAAAAGCTCGAAATTCGCAGGACGGATGTCCAGTCCCTGATTGATCACGCTCAGCGTTCGCAAGTTCGGAAGGTGGGTTGAAACGATATGCGGCAGGGCATAAAACTCCGAAATGAAAGAATCAGTTTGAATAGAACTGCGCATTTCCAGCGAGGTAATGTGGGCAAATCTGCTCAAAAACGTCTCTAGCACGAACAGACTAATGTCCTGGAACGGTAATTCATGCGTACGGCCTATCTGCGTTACCACATTGGACATTTCAAGCCGTTGAACACTTTGGATGAAAAATTCTGGTAACTGCTCAGGAAAGTCCTCCAACCCTATGGACTCCAGGCGTAACGTGGCCAGCCCCTCACTCGGCGTCGCCAAGCTGCTGCTTTGCCAGTGACCGATGATTGCTTCGCCGATTCGAGTCCGGCTGACCATTCTCGCCTCGCTCATGCCTCTGATTGCGCTTGAGGCATAGCACCATTGCCCAAGGCTGGCGCGCAATGCTTGTCGCTCCTCCAGCAACACATCTAGCCGAGCGCTGATGTCAGCGTTGGTCATCTCAGCATCGCGCATGATGACCAGAGCCTGTTGCGGGGTGATGTCCTCCAGCTCAAGCAGGCCTATTTTGTCCAACAAATGATCTTCAAGGATGTCGCCTGCCAGTGCCCCCCTGCCGCTCAGGGCATACCCCAAGTGAACCTGCTTGATCCGCGTAGGCGAATTAAACTTTAAGCGGGGCTTTTGTTGACCAAGCAGGCGTGATACTTGACCTCGATCGGCAACCGCCAGGCCTGCAAGTGCTTTATTCAATGCCGCACCTTGCGCGGGATGGGGAAATCCAAGAGCGCGCCGAGGGCCATCAGACAGTGCATGCAAGATCGAATCACAGAAGCTGCTGTTTTTGGGGGAAATACCATTTAACGAATTCCCTTCAGCGTCAAATGCCTGGTAACGACCCTTGGATTTGACCAAGACCTTGCGTTCAGGGGCTTGGGGTTCACCAATGCTCTCCAGCACCGTGCCGTAGCGAGAACCTTCGCGGACTTCAATACGCACCTGATCAGACCAACCGGGTAGTTTTTCCAGCAGGCGCAGCCTCAGTGTGTCGGTGTCGGCGTTGTTTACCGAGCCCAGATAAAAACCTTCAAGAGCGCGGTTCAATCGCGTTTCCTTCTGCTGCCAGACCGCCGCTTCGCCAACACGCAAAGGGATGCGTCCGGTGTTCAGCATCTGTTGTTTCTCCTCCGACGTGAGAGTGACCAATAGGTCCTGGGCGACGGCGGTTGGCGTCGTCGGGAAGTCTCGCTGGATTAACTTCACCAGCGGATCGTTCGTGACTTCACTGGCGTTATACAACCGCTCGAAGTGTTCGGCCCGTGTGCTGCCGGGTTCTGCGATGGACGTTTCAAGCGTCAAGTCCAGCTGAAAACGCTTGATCGTATCGTCAAGTTGTCCCGGAGGCGGCACGCTGTCAACGTGCACTTGGCGCAGTATTGAATCGTCGATATCCGCGATGGCCAGAATGTTTTCAGAGGCGCTTTCGGACAATCCCACTACCGAATGGCCGAGTCGTTTGAACAGCGTGTTTTTCGCCCACACGTGCGGTGACTCACCTTCGTGGCGGAAGGCTCCGACGCCGTTGTGCTCAAGCGCCGGAGAGAACATATGCGTGTTGTTCGGGTGCTTGATGACCCATCTATTCAACGGCGCGTGATGCTGAACCTCATAGCGCTTGTCCTCAATAGTCAGGTACTTTTTACCCTTGTGTTCAATCACACCGTTGAGATCGGGGCTGGCGCCTTCCGGGAGCGTGCTTCGGAATTCGAACGGGGTTAAATCAGGCTTCCAGAGCCGGGTTTGTCCGTTGCTCAGCTTGATGGGAATCACTTTGCCGACAAAATTGTTACTGAGGATCGGGGGCGGCTCAGGTAGCGTGTGACCCGCCGCCAATGCCGCCATAAACGCAATCTGTTCAGCGGCGCCCATCAGGTGATCAAGACCTTCTTCCATGTCGCCATGGCTCAAATCCTGAAGGCCGTGATAAACCTCACCGATCAGCTCTACCGTCGCATCGATCATCATGACCGCGCCCAACGGTGGAATCACGAACGAAGCGAGGTTAAGAATGTTCATACCGACACTTAGCCAAAGTTGCAGCCGCTCTTGACGAGTTTTAGCGTCTTCCTCTTCGGTGGGCACAGCCAGGAATCGGGCGTTGTCCTTCAGCAGAAACACGTGTTGTCGGTGCATTCTGCTGAACGGATTCTCTCTAAGCTCGTCGGTGTCGACGACGAGATTCGCCGTAGGGTCAGCACTATGATGCCAAAGGCCCAAGGTAAACATACTCCCGTCCTGGGGCACCAAGGGGAACAGGTGCTTGTTTAGCCGGGTAAAAAACGCGGCCCGTTGCCGCTCACCGATGAGCTGAGCGAAAAACGACTGGTAGGACTTGTCCATTAATCGACTGCGAAGCCCATCTTCCAGCGCTGTCAGCGAGGCGTATTCAGTGACAGGGCTAACGGGGTCTTGCGGGATGTACAAAAGTGTCGGGACTTGCGTCGTAACCCACGTTCGTTGCGGACTGATCAACAATACCCGTGGAATCTCAACGCCAAACAGTGTCAACCGTTGCAACAATAGAAGCTCACCGTTGAACCGAGGCTCAGGCTTCTGACGGGCCAACGCGACCATCGCCGAGCACGCTTCCTGGCTGATGGTTTTTTTCATGGCAGCGGCCCGTGCGTAGACTTCCATGTCCGCTTGGTCATTGGCGATGAACGTCGCACGCGCATTGAAGCGTGCGGAATCGCGCCCCTGTCCCGGCGCGGAGTCCGGTTCGAGCACGCTCTTTAGATGGTCTTGGTATTGACGTCCCAGGTTCAAGTATCGACAAAGATCAATAAACGCGTCGGGCTTGATCGCCTTGGGGTGAGTGTTGCCGTTGCTGTCGAGGATCGCTGAACTTTTCCGAAGAAAACCCGCCACCGACTCTTTGCGCTCAAAGTTATGCAGCGCCGACTCCAACAGCGTGAGTTGGGTCCCCGCCTGGGTCGCTCTTTCCTGGACGGCATAAAACAACCGGTCTTTTCTGACATCCAGGCCCGCACCGAACTTGGCGTCCAAGGCTCGAAGCAGTAAAGGTTCGGAAAACTCAGCGAGCCCCCTGAGCGGCTTGAACAGCTCTTTTAGCGCTTCCTTGGCGCGTCGGCTGGCCAACAATGCGAAGCAGTAGTCTTGACGCTCTTGCAGCGAGGATTGTGTAAAAGCGGGAGGCAGATTTTTCTGAATAACACCCAGAACAGGGTCGTTTTTGAATTGCGTCTTAATTTGTTCTAGGAGAGAGGTCGAAACCGAAGAGAAAATCAGTGGAGGTGTTGAAGTCATAGTGCAATCGCCTTATCTGGAATAAGGCATTGACGTTATCGAGCCGAAAATCAAAAGAAGCTTAAATAAATATTATCTCGGCGTGCGCGTTCAATTCCCGTCTTGAAACGCTTTCAAGCCT
This window contains:
- a CDS encoding valine--tRNA ligase, giving the protein MEKTYQPHAIETSWYQTWESENYFAPQGAGDPYTIMIPPPNVTGSLHMGHGFNNAIMDALIRFRRMQGRNTLWQPGTDHAGIATQMLVERQIEAQGLSRHDLGRDKFLEKIWEWKDQSGGNISRQIRRLGSSVDWSRERFTMDDGLSESVKEAFVRLHEDGLIYRGKRLVNWDTKLHTAISDLEVENHDEKGFLWNLRYPLADGAKTADGLDYLVVATTRPETMLGDAAVAVNPEDERYKALIGKFVELPLVGRRIPIIADDYCDPEFGTGCVKITPAHDFNDYEVGKRHNLPLLNIFDKNAAVLPAAQVFNIDGTLNELIDGTLPAVYAGLDRFEARKQIVAAFDAAGLLVSVDDHALKVPKGDRSGTIIEPWLTDQWYVSTKPLAEPAIAAVEDGRIAFVPKQYENMYFSWMRDIQDWCISRQLWWGHRIPAWYDESGKVYVGRDEAEVRAKNNLGPEVALQQDNDVLDTWFSSGLWTFSTLGWPEQTEALKTFHSTDVLVTGFDIIFFWVARMIMLTMHLVKNEDGTPQVPFKTVYVHGLVRDGLGQKMSKSKGNVLDPLDIIDGIELEDLVAKRTTGLMQPKLQKKIEKQTRDEFADGIASYGTDALRFTFCSLASTGRDIKFDMGRVEGYRNFCNKIWNAARYVLDKGEDCGQNGEAVELSLADRWIISQLQRTEAEVTRQLDQFRFDLAAQALYEFIWNQYCDWYLELSKPVLWDENAPVERQRGTRRTLVRVLEVALRLAHPFMPFITEEIWQRLAPLAGVTGKTIMLQPWPVANETRIDQAAEDDIEWLKGLMLGTRNIRGEMNIGPGKPLQLFLKNVSAEDQRRLTENDYLLKKLAKLESITVLAAGAEAPLSATALVGEMEVLVPMAGLIDKAAELARLDKEILRLQGEVQRVGGKLSNAAFVDKAPPEVIAKERAKLTEAEQALGKLAEQHARIASL
- the rlmF gene encoding 23S rRNA (adenine(1618)-N(6))-methyltransferase RlmF, which encodes MTTPDKPKATMHPRNRHQGRYDFPKLIKSSPELAEFVVVNPYGNESIDFANPSAVRVFNRALLKSFYGVAHWDIPADYLCPPIPGRADYLHFMADLLAESNDGVIPRGASIRALDIGMGANCVYPLIGHSDYGWQFLGSEIDPTAISGATAIVKSNNLQKVISLRLQSNRKQILLDLLHSEERFDLSVCNPPFHASWEEAQRGSQRKWRALGKADPKRKLPVLNFGGQSQELWCEGGEIGFVTQLINESKHVPQQVFWFSTLVSKASNLPLIQSTLKKAGVFDSRVVEMSQGQKTSRFVAWTFLDNTQQRIWREKRWAAAKA
- a CDS encoding HU family DNA-binding protein; protein product: MAMTKDQLIADIAEAIDAPKTTARNALEQLGQIVADQLENGAEITLPGIGKLKVTERPARTGRNPSTGAAIEIAAKKVIKFVPAKSLSDSVNK
- the yejK gene encoding nucleoid-associated protein YejK, giving the protein MPIRHCIVHLIEKKPDGTPAILHARESELAESQAIENMLADLNESYNAKQGKAWGFFHAESGAHPFSGWLKEYLDGGKDFTAFSKIAVEHLQKLMEESNLSVGGHVLFAHYQQGMTDYLAIALLHHSEGVAVNAELDVTPSRHLDLSTLHLAARINVSEWQNNKQSKQYISFIKGKNGKKVSEYFRDFIGCQEGVDGPGETRTLLKAFSDFVESEDLPEESAREKTKTLVDYASAQNKMGEPMGLEELSGLIDEERPRAFYDHIRNKDYGLSPEIPADKRTLNQFRRFTGRAEGLSISFEAHLLGDKIEYDEEAGTLIIKGLPTQLTDQLKRR
- a CDS encoding glutaredoxin family protein — protein: MLVRTLKKFVLIMLVVVAYQNWGKIEHFFSPDTAVASQSQAHAKVVLYATDWCGYCKQTRRFLDSKGIPFKEFDIEKSVEGRKAYEALGGRGIPMIDVNGTLIRGFSPDEILAALK
- a CDS encoding glutathione S-transferase family protein; its protein translation is MSELILHHYPTSPFSEKARLMLGFKGLSWRSVMISPIMPKPDLTVLTGGYRKTPVLQVGADIYCDTAIIARRLEQEKALPAFFPEGQEFTVASFAAWADSVMFLHAVSLALQPASAAQRFAKLPPEGVKAFMVDRAGLFSGGNAVRVTLEQAKHQWPTLMARLELQLERNGDFLFGKPSIADLALAHPLWFVKQGSVTAPLVDDYPAITAWYQRVEALGHGAFNALSSTDALEIARNATPAALPDEDFTDPNGFTPGQNVVISAIDYGVDPIEGELVFSGREELILRRDHEHTGVVHVHFPRLGFRIEAR
- a CDS encoding GIY-YIG nuclease family protein, whose product is MPTSSISADASAAKPWFVYLVRAANGSLYCGISDDPHRRFVAHQRGKGARFFYSSPAVALVYIEACFDKGEALRQERLIKQLKKSAKEALVSSFVVAPQSVIHPPS